A stretch of the Gossypium hirsutum isolate 1008001.06 chromosome D07, Gossypium_hirsutum_v2.1, whole genome shotgun sequence genome encodes the following:
- the LOC107936737 gene encoding calmodulin calcium-dependent NAD kinase isoform X2: protein MHKGIIIAAALRFHLWKLRDEKIIPRLRSRDKGGGRIDKVERFPHYVARQMGFIDRRECPLLCKLSAEYIRKLEGCEDDIYTFFSNEPDVDSLFVKLVEEFERCILSYFAFHWCHADLMITQVLSSDAEPKRKLKQIFMAATREQRFERVTKNLKVARVFTTLVEEMKAMGLTSTDDSQCTEVMAPVAHSDRSPVLLLMGGGMGAGKSTVLKDILKEPFWAGAAGNAVVIEADAFKESDVIYRALSKRGHSDMVHTAELVHQSSTDAASSLLVTALNEGRDVIMDGTLSWIPFVLQTITMARCVHRRRYRMGAGYKKNPDGTITENYWEQIEEDDQVPEGGKRRKPYRIELVGVVCEAYLAVIRGIRRAIMCRRAVRVNSQLKSHKRFANAFPTYCQLVDNARLYSTNALEGPPKLIGWKEKDRTLLVDPDEIGCLKRIGRLNENADSIYELYRYPNPACQTGSIWKDIVLSPSRVNIQQELKYTIQKVERMENVVSHI, encoded by the exons CTAGGCAGATGGGATTTATAGATAGAAGAGAATGCCCTTTGCTCTGCAAGTTATCCGCCGAATATATCAGGAAATTAGAAGGTTGTGAAGATGATATATATACATTCTTCTCCAATGAGCCTGATGTGGATTCTCTCTTTGTTAAGCTTGTGGAAGAGTTTGAGAGATGCATCCTTAGTTATTTTGCATTTCATTGGTGCCATGCAGATCTTATGATCACCCag GTTTTAAGTTCTGATGCTGAACCCAAGAGAAAGCTCAAGCAGATTTTCATGGCAGCAACTAG GGAGCAGAGATTTGAGAGGGTGACAAAAAATCTAAAGGTGGCTAGAGTTTTCACTACATTGGTGGAAGAAATGAAAGCAATGGGGCTTACATCAACAGATGATTCTCAATGTACAGAGGTGATGGCTCCAGTGGCTCACAGTGATAGAAGTCCAGTGCTGCTCCtcatgggaggtgggatgggagcTGGGAAGAGCACTGTGCTTAAGGACATTCTCAAAGA ACCATTCTGGGCAGGAGCAGCAGGGAATGCAGTTGTGATTGAGGCAGATGCATTCAAAGAATCAGATGTTATCTACAGAGCCCTCAGCAAACGAGGTCATTCAGACATGGTCCATACAGCCGAATTA GTGCACCAATCATCTACAGATGCAGCATCGTCCCTTCTAGTGACAGCACTGAACGAAGGGCGGGATGTGATCATGGATGGAACACTGTCCTGGATACCATTTGTTTTACAGACAATAACTATGGCCAGATGTGTCCATCGCCGCCGGTATCGTATGGGTGCTGGTTACAAGAAAAACCCCGATGGAACCATAACTGAGAACTActgggaacaaatcgaagaagatGATCAAGTTCCAGAAGGAGGCAAAAGGAGGAAGCCGTACAGAATAGAGCTGGTTGGGGTTGtttgtgaagcttatttagcaGTTATTAGAGGCATAAG GAGAGCTATAATGTGTAGACGAGCCGTAAGAGTGAATTCACAATTGAAATCCCACAAGAGATTTGCAAATGCATTTCCAACATATTGCCAACTGGTTGACAACGCTAGGCTATATAGCACCAATGCCTTGGAAGGTCCACCTAAG TTGATAGGATGGAAAGAGAAAGACAGGACATTACTAGTGGATCCGGACGAGATCGGGTGTTTAAAGAGGATAGGCAGGCTGAACGAAAACGCGGATTCCATATACGAACTTTACAGGTATCCTAACCCCGCTTGTCAAACCGGTTCGATATGGAAAGACATTGTACTATCACCTTCAAGAGTAAATATCCAACAGGAACTGAAGTATACCATCCAGAAAGTTGAAAGAATGGAAAATGTAGTTTCCCACATATGA